In one Scyliorhinus canicula chromosome 3, sScyCan1.1, whole genome shotgun sequence genomic region, the following are encoded:
- the LOC119963599 gene encoding collagen alpha-1(XII) chain-like, which translates to MIINGNATSQVLDNLDPDTLYDVSITAIYPDKTESEDVSASQSTSGVPAPSNLRFSDITGDSIRMDWDHGSEDVDQYRISWVPSGGGDKKEMIINGNATSQVLDNLDPDTLYDVSITAIYPDKTESEDVSASQSTSGVPAPSNLRFSDITGDSIRMDWDHGSEDVDQYRISWVPSGGGDKKEMIINGNATSQVLDNLDPDTLYDVSITAIYPDKTESEDVSASQSTSGVPAPSNLRFSDITGDSIRMDWDHGSEDVDQYRISWVPSGGGDKKEMIINGNATSQVLDNLDPDTLYDVSITAIYPDKTESEDVSASQRTLCKVTGKRQSIAVNLPLFYGMLPY; encoded by the exons atgattataaatggcaatgcgacaagccaggttttagataacctggatcctgacaccTTGTATGATGTTTCCAttactgccatctacccagaCAAGACGGAAAGTGAAGACGTCTCAGCCTCCCAGAGTACAT CGGGTGTTCCAGCACCATCAAACCTACGCTTCTCAGACATCACGGGGGACAGTATCCGGATGGACTGGGATCATGGATCGGAGGATGTGGACCAATacagaatcagctgggttccatctgggggaggggacaaaaaagag atgattataaatggcaatgcgacaagccaggttttagataacctggatcctgacaccTTGTATGATGTTTCCAttactgccatctacccagaCAAGACGGAAAGTGAAGACGTCTCAGCCTCCCAGAGTACAT CGGGTGTTCCAGCACCATCAAACCTACGCTTCTCAGACATCACGGGGGACAGTATCCGGATGGACTGGGATCATGGATCGGAGGATGTGGACCAATacagaatcagctgggttccatctgggggaggggacaaaaaagag atgattataaatggcaatgcgacaagccaggttttagataacctggatcctgacaccTTGTATGATGTTTCCAttactgccatctacccagaCAAGACGGAAAGTGAAGACGTCTCAGCCTCCCAGAGTACAT CGGGTGTTCCAGCACCATCAAACCTACGCTTCTCGGACATCACGGGGGACAGTATCCGGATGGACTGGGATCATGGATCGGAGGATGTGGACCAATacagaatcagctgggttccatctgggggaggggacaaaaaagag atgattataaatggcaatgcgacaagccaggttttagataacctggatcctgacaccTTGTATGATGTTTCCAttactgccatctacccagaCAAGACGGAAAGTGAAGACGTCTCAGCCTCCCAGCGTACAT